Genomic window (Jeotgalibaca ciconiae):
CCCGAAAGAAAAATGATCAAAATGGGCTCAATCATTGATTGAAGTTTTTCTGAAGCTTCTTCAACTTCTTGGTCGTAGATATCTGATGCTTTTTTCAGCATCTCATCCAAGGATCCACTGGCTTCTCCAACTTGAATCATTTGGATAATCAAGTTCGGAAAGAACCAGTGACTGTCCATAGGCTTCGCCAAGGATTCGCCTTGCTCAACATCTTTTTTCGCCGCCAGTAAAACATCCTTTACGACCCGATTTCCAACAACTTGGCTAGTTACATCCAGCGCTTGTAAAATAGGAACCGAGCTATTGATCAAAGAACTCAAGGTTTGCGTCATGCGAGCCAACAATGTCTTTTGGACAAATACACCGATAACCGGAATCTTTAATTGCATATAATCAAAATAATAAGCTGTTTTCTCCTGCTTACTTAAGTAGCTGCACGTTATAACAATACCCGCTACTGACAATAAAATCAGGAACCAATAATTTTGGAACCAACCGCTCATCGTCAAAACAAACTGTGTTATGGCTGGTAATTCTTCTCCCATGGAAGCAAACATATCACCGAATATAGGCACGATAAACACAAGCAGAAAGGAGGTAATCAACAAGGCTAAGATACCAACAACCATTGGATAAGTCATAGCAGTGGAGACTTTTTGTTTAATCCGATATTGCTTCTCGTAGTAAGTGGCCATTTGGTTCAATACTTCTTCCAATTGCCCACTCACTTCAGCCGACTGGATCATATGAATCAACAAGTCTGGAAAAATCTTTGGATGTTTCTTCATAGCATCTGACAAAAGCAAACCTTCCTTGACGTCAATCGATAAATCTTCTAAAACTCTTTTCAATAGAAGATTAGTCGATTGGTCTCTCAGCAGGTCAATGGCATCA
Coding sequences:
- a CDS encoding type II secretion system F family protein: MAVFAYKAKTKEGKIMRGKIESFSKKEALDELRLMNLIVFEVEPLNTILNMEINLRASLKMKDFIVFLRQFSSLISSGILLVDAIDLLRDQSTNLLLKRVLEDLSIDVKEGLLLSDAMKKHPKIFPDLLIHMIQSAEVSGQLEEVLNQMATYYEKQYRIKQKVSTAMTYPMVVGILALLITSFLLVFIVPIFGDMFASMGEELPAITQFVLTMSGWFQNYWFLILLSVAGIVITCSYLSKQEKTAYYFDYMQLKIPVIGVFVQKTLLARMTQTLSSLINSSVPILQALDVTSQVVGNRVVKDVLLAAKKDVEQGESLAKPMDSHWFFPNLIIQMIQVGEASGSLDEMLKKASDIYDQEVEEASEKLQSMIEPILIIFLSGIVGVIVLSIVVPMFGMFESIQ